In one window of Hymenobacter nivis DNA:
- a CDS encoding bestrophin family protein → MYVRTNLRPIVIWRLSRNSLIFFLVYNGMICFLYGPLNMHALDIPWQPVATLGTAVAFYIGFKNNGSYDRFWEGRQLWGSIVNTSRVWTLRVFDFVQFPDGYPDADRVQVLHRRLVYRQIAWCNALRLHLRRQTAEGWDAEVAPFLLDPDDSAARFAANPPTHLLRHQSKELLDLHRVGLLSEFRQVAMMQTVQDFFNFQGGCERIKNTPFPRQYAYFSFVFVWLFALLLPLGLVEEFDSRLPLGQYHVWLMVPFSVLVSWVFNTIELVGHISENPFDNTMNDVPMTSICRSIEIDLRELLGEATLPPKVEPVDDVLY, encoded by the coding sequence ATGTACGTCCGTACCAATCTTCGCCCCATCGTCATCTGGCGCTTATCGCGCAATAGCCTAATTTTCTTCTTGGTCTACAATGGAATGATTTGCTTTTTGTACGGGCCCCTGAACATGCACGCGCTCGATATTCCGTGGCAGCCGGTGGCCACGCTGGGTACGGCGGTGGCGTTCTACATCGGCTTTAAAAACAACGGCTCCTACGACCGTTTCTGGGAAGGCCGGCAGCTGTGGGGTAGCATCGTGAACACCTCGCGGGTGTGGACGCTGCGGGTGTTCGACTTCGTGCAGTTTCCCGACGGCTACCCCGATGCGGACCGGGTGCAAGTGTTGCACCGCCGCCTGGTGTACCGCCAAATTGCCTGGTGCAACGCCCTGCGCCTGCACCTGCGCCGCCAAACCGCCGAGGGCTGGGACGCCGAGGTGGCCCCTTTCCTGCTCGACCCCGACGACTCGGCCGCTCGCTTCGCCGCCAACCCGCCCACCCACCTGCTGCGCCACCAGAGCAAGGAGTTGCTCGACCTTCACCGCGTGGGCCTGCTCAGCGAGTTCCGGCAGGTGGCCATGATGCAGACCGTGCAGGACTTTTTCAACTTCCAGGGCGGCTGCGAACGCATCAAGAACACGCCGTTTCCGCGGCAGTACGCCTACTTCAGCTTCGTGTTTGTGTGGCTGTTCGCGCTGCTGCTGCCGCTGGGCCTGGTGGAGGAGTTCGACAGCCGCCTGCCCCTGGGCCAGTACCACGTGTGGCTGATGGTGCCGTTCTCGGTGCTCGTGTCGTGGGTGTTCAACACCATTGAGCTGGTGGGCCACATCAGCGAAAACCCGTTCGACAACACCATGAACGACGTGCCGATGACCAGCATTTGCCGCAGTATCGAAATAGACCTGCGCGAGCTGCTCGGCGAAGCCACCCTGCCGCCCAAGGTGGAGCCCGTGGACGACGTGCTGTACTAA
- a CDS encoding energy transducer TonB — protein sequence MHTPLFPALAVALCLAAGPAAHAQKRAPVPPPDRTQVYDSVAQPAVPLGGTARYAQFLADHQRYPAPAMQQGQQGTVPVSFVVEKTGVVSHVEVTKPVAPLLDAEALRLIRSGPRWTPAKNGGQVVRQRVTVPVSFVLSPPAATVQLPAKGGAPTPPNAADIAASTHPNQPAVVAPDRPATPVGGTDAFFAWIEKNQQYPKLARQRKIQGKVPVEFMVQADGSLTDVRVLKKMGSGLDEEALRLIRTAPKWEPATYQGKPLKQKLVLPVLFQL from the coding sequence ATGCATACGCCCCTGTTTCCCGCCCTAGCCGTAGCCCTGTGCCTGGCCGCCGGCCCCGCCGCCCACGCCCAAAAACGGGCCCCCGTCCCCCCGCCCGACCGCACCCAGGTGTACGACTCAGTGGCCCAGCCGGCCGTGCCGCTGGGCGGCACCGCGCGCTACGCCCAGTTCCTGGCCGACCACCAGCGCTACCCGGCCCCGGCCATGCAGCAGGGCCAGCAGGGCACCGTGCCGGTCAGCTTCGTGGTGGAAAAAACCGGCGTGGTGAGCCACGTGGAAGTAACTAAGCCCGTGGCCCCGCTGCTCGACGCCGAGGCCCTGCGCCTCATCAGGAGCGGCCCGCGCTGGACGCCGGCCAAAAACGGCGGCCAGGTGGTGCGCCAGCGCGTGACGGTGCCGGTGAGCTTCGTGCTCTCGCCCCCGGCCGCCACCGTGCAGCTGCCGGCCAAGGGCGGGGCCCCCACGCCGCCCAACGCGGCCGACATCGCCGCCTCGACCCACCCCAACCAGCCGGCCGTGGTGGCCCCCGACCGGCCCGCCACCCCGGTGGGCGGTACCGACGCGTTTTTTGCCTGGATCGAGAAGAACCAGCAGTACCCCAAGCTGGCCCGCCAGCGCAAAATCCAGGGCAAGGTGCCGGTCGAGTTTATGGTGCAGGCCGACGGCAGCCTGACGGACGTGCGCGTCCTCAAAAAAATGGGCTCGGGCCTCGACGAAGAAGCTCTGCGCCTGATCCGGACGGCCCCAAAATGGGAGCCCGCCACGTACCAGGGCAAGCCGTTAAAGCAAAAGCTGGTGCTGCCCGTCTTGTTCCAACTGTAG
- a CDS encoding DNA integrity scanning protein DisA nucleotide-binding domain protein, whose protein sequence is MLTAQIATLLPDAPLAPTAEAPVWPYQARFRRTAQALADELFGLLDDELHPLVQLLALPTNADPAARFLETGADALPAGPFAGVVARGLDLQYASLWAYTDRDDLSPAILHRRQEGRGLRGAVQEVLNALDADTPYAHFAGWPIRINDCFIITVLRFQRKALRAHPSLLPNRFYTDGRPLSTSLAMAVIYRFNEEAVKNLSEPEPGAGVMSRPREAEELLRAAGRSFLDTPAQALGLDPAVAQLFVTCNTISSLRYEGAEGVGRLLLARRHHPNLEEVFALTCPTPLTDYRAVRKLLEMTTPDVHLLADGENVYALGRQVGHYDTAREDLFAVNFITHYAWELQHGTHLLLRAHYGLPGLPRTRLSRTNFRRDLKRTFGLTDAPKVDKLWDVVLEASRQKHGTLLVITTEALAEADRLKLQCTLIEPVPLTPLITRLITAIDGAVLLDPEGYCYSIGVILDGTASGRGDGSRGARYNSALRYVESSRYPCLAVVVSEDGLVNVLTSKRDAGER, encoded by the coding sequence ATGCTTACCGCCCAAATCGCCACCTTGCTGCCCGACGCCCCGCTCGCCCCCACCGCCGAGGCGCCCGTGTGGCCCTACCAGGCCCGCTTCCGGCGCACGGCTCAGGCCCTGGCCGACGAGCTGTTTGGGCTGCTCGACGACGAATTGCATCCCCTGGTGCAGCTGCTGGCCCTGCCCACCAACGCCGACCCGGCCGCCCGCTTTCTGGAAACCGGGGCCGACGCCCTGCCCGCGGGGCCCTTCGCCGGGGTGGTGGCCCGGGGCCTGGACCTGCAATACGCTAGCTTATGGGCCTACACCGACCGCGACGACCTCTCGCCCGCCATTCTGCACCGGCGGCAGGAAGGGCGGGGCCTGCGCGGGGCCGTGCAGGAGGTGCTGAACGCGCTGGACGCCGACACGCCCTACGCGCACTTCGCGGGCTGGCCCATCCGCATCAACGACTGCTTCATCATCACGGTGCTGCGGTTCCAGCGCAAGGCCTTGCGCGCCCACCCCAGCCTGCTGCCCAACCGCTTCTACACCGACGGCCGGCCCCTGTCCACGTCGCTGGCCATGGCCGTGATATACCGCTTCAACGAGGAGGCCGTGAAAAACCTGAGCGAGCCCGAGCCCGGCGCGGGCGTGATGAGCCGCCCCCGCGAAGCCGAGGAGTTGCTGCGCGCCGCCGGCCGCTCTTTCCTCGATACGCCGGCCCAGGCCCTGGGCCTCGACCCCGCCGTGGCCCAGCTGTTCGTGACCTGCAACACCATTTCGAGCCTCCGCTACGAGGGCGCCGAGGGCGTGGGCCGGCTGCTGCTGGCCCGCCGCCACCACCCCAACCTGGAGGAGGTGTTCGCCCTCACCTGCCCCACCCCGCTCACCGATTACCGGGCCGTGCGCAAGCTGCTGGAGATGACGACCCCCGACGTGCACCTGCTCGCCGACGGCGAGAACGTGTACGCCCTGGGCCGCCAGGTGGGCCACTACGACACGGCCCGCGAGGACCTGTTCGCCGTCAACTTCATCACCCACTACGCCTGGGAGCTGCAGCACGGCACCCACCTGCTGCTGCGTGCCCACTACGGCCTGCCCGGCCTACCGCGCACGCGCCTGAGCCGTACCAACTTCCGGCGCGACCTCAAGCGCACCTTCGGCCTCACCGACGCGCCCAAGGTGGACAAGCTCTGGGACGTGGTGCTGGAGGCCAGCCGCCAGAAGCACGGCACGCTGCTCGTCATCACCACTGAGGCCCTGGCCGAGGCCGACCGCCTCAAGCTCCAGTGCACCCTCATTGAGCCCGTACCGCTCACGCCTCTCATCACGCGCCTCATCACGGCCATCGACGGGGCCGTACTGCTTGACCCCGAGGGCTACTGCTACTCCATCGGCGTGATACTGGACGGCACCGCCAGCGGCCGCGGCGACGGCAGCCGCGGGGCCCGCTACAACTCGGCCCTGCGCTACGTTGAAAGCTCGCGCTACCCCTGCTTAGCCGTGGTTGTGAGCGAGGATGGCTTGGTGAACGTGCTCACCTCGAAGCGCGACGCCGGGGAGCGGTAG
- a CDS encoding helix-turn-helix domain-containing protein codes for MALHCLSSDSVVADVRRHFGLSQQELAGWLGVSNAQAGHLETGRRALAGDAAEALAPLVARLPLPGAVPVTGALRLASAALPALALAPPDAAPLAARLDYCQHHARRLRRALVPLEAQAATAARWAAALPALRAALPPDPGPAAAPDPATAWPAWQAWHRHRWLDQRPPALPPDLSARYHLLRLQAEALEAEAAALAALLPR; via the coding sequence ATGGCGCTTCACTGCTTATCTTCCGATTCTGTAGTAGCCGATGTGCGCCGGCACTTCGGCCTGAGCCAGCAGGAGCTAGCCGGCTGGCTTGGCGTGAGCAATGCCCAAGCCGGCCACCTAGAAACCGGCCGGCGCGCCCTGGCCGGGGACGCCGCCGAAGCCCTGGCCCCGCTAGTGGCGCGGCTGCCGCTGCCTGGCGCGGTCCCGGTCACCGGAGCGTTGCGGCTAGCCTCGGCCGCGCTACCCGCGCTGGCCCTGGCCCCGCCCGATGCGGCCCCGCTCGCCGCCCGGCTCGACTACTGCCAGCACCACGCCCGCCGCCTGCGCCGGGCGTTGGTTCCGCTCGAAGCCCAGGCGGCCACGGCCGCCCGGTGGGCCGCCGCCTTGCCCGCGCTGCGGGCGGCCCTGCCGCCCGATCCTGGCCCCGCCGCCGCCCCCGACCCGGCCACCGCCTGGCCGGCGTGGCAGGCCTGGCACCGCCACCGCTGGCTCGACCAGCGCCCCCCGGCCCTGCCGCCCGACCTGAGCGCCCGCTACCACCTGCTGCGCCTGCAAGCCGAAGCCCTCGAAGCCGAAGCGGCGGCACTGGCGGCGCTGCTGCCGCGGTAG
- a CDS encoding helix-turn-helix domain-containing protein, producing the protein MNSDEQVDRRPVSELAAVLGICTRTIERVRRQFCKEGLALFEPRLRKTRSDKKIDGRVEAHLTALRCQSPPGEQPRWQLKMLADRLVELDVVAHISTTMVARLLEKTNASLLMARSSG; encoded by the coding sequence TTGAATAGCGATGAGCAAGTGGACCGCCGCCCGGTTTCCGAGCTAGCCGCCGTGCTGGGTATCTGCACCAGAACCATTGAACGGGTGCGCCGCCAGTTCTGCAAAGAGGGCTTGGCCTTGTTTGAGCCCAGGCTGCGTAAAACACGTTCCGACAAAAAGATAGACGGCCGGGTGGAGGCCCACCTCACGGCCCTGCGCTGTCAAAGCCCGCCCGGTGAGCAGCCCCGCTGGCAGTTGAAGATGCTGGCGGACCGGCTGGTGGAGTTGGACGTGGTCGCGCACATCTCGACCACAATGGTGGCACGGCTGCTAGAAAAAACGAACGCAAGCCTTTTAATGGCCCGCAGCAGTGGGTAA
- a CDS encoding IS630 family transposase: protein MLDLYEQPYDADYPVVCLDESPKQLLDHEQFTTSTGQRYRDSEYVRRGVVELFVATEPLRGWRCLRVGADHKAAMWVQFVARQMDTTYCKAKKVRWVMDNPSTHKLSFFYAHFPPAVALAWLRRMEIIYIPAHGSWLNMAEIEFSALSRQVLNQPFTTGEQVHHVVQQWQDRQNARPKPRNWQFKTADARIKLAELYPTQ from the coding sequence GTGCTTGACCTCTACGAGCAGCCCTACGACGCGGACTATCCCGTAGTCTGCCTGGATGAGTCGCCCAAGCAACTACTCGACCACGAACAGTTTACCACTTCTACCGGCCAGCGCTACCGCGATTCGGAGTACGTGCGCCGGGGCGTGGTGGAGTTGTTTGTGGCCACCGAGCCGCTGCGGGGCTGGCGCTGCCTGCGCGTGGGGGCCGACCACAAAGCGGCCATGTGGGTGCAGTTCGTAGCCCGGCAGATGGACACGACCTACTGCAAGGCCAAAAAGGTGCGCTGGGTCATGGACAACCCCAGTACCCACAAGCTCAGTTTCTTTTATGCCCACTTTCCGCCCGCCGTGGCCCTGGCCTGGCTGCGACGGATGGAAATCATTTACATCCCGGCCCATGGCTCGTGGCTGAACATGGCTGAAATAGAATTCTCTGCCCTCAGCCGGCAGGTCCTTAACCAGCCCTTCACTACGGGCGAGCAGGTGCACCACGTAGTGCAACAGTGGCAAGACCGGCAGAATGCGCGCCCCAAGCCGCGCAACTGGCAATTCAAAACAGCCGATGCCCGTATTAAACTAGCTGAATTGTACCCGACCCAATAG
- a CDS encoding PaaI family thioesterase produces the protein MPEPTVSTDTPQAAAFRRQVLSPAKLRLFMLRKLPMAWLAGLRLRELTPEAATVTIRYKYLTQNPFRSIYFACLAMAAELASGLQAMMHVQAGAPASMLVTSLTADFTKKATGLVAFTCPDGAAIARAVAESRATGEGRTVVCTSTGVDEAGAVVAVFRVTWSFRAKAT, from the coding sequence ATGCCCGAACCCACCGTTTCTACCGATACCCCGCAAGCCGCCGCTTTCCGCCGCCAGGTGCTCAGCCCGGCCAAGCTGCGGCTGTTCATGCTGCGCAAATTGCCGATGGCCTGGCTGGCCGGCTTGCGCCTGCGCGAGTTGACGCCGGAAGCCGCCACGGTTACCATTCGGTACAAGTACCTTACCCAAAACCCGTTTCGCAGCATCTACTTCGCCTGCCTGGCCATGGCGGCCGAGCTGGCCAGCGGCCTTCAGGCCATGATGCACGTGCAAGCCGGGGCCCCCGCGTCGATGCTGGTGACGAGCCTGACGGCCGACTTCACCAAGAAAGCCACGGGCCTGGTGGCCTTCACCTGCCCCGATGGGGCCGCCATTGCCCGGGCCGTGGCCGAGAGCCGCGCTACCGGCGAGGGCCGCACCGTGGTGTGCACCAGCACCGGCGTGGACGAGGCCGGCGCCGTGGTGGCGGTGTTCCGCGTGACGTGGTCGTTCCGGGCAAAAGCTACTTAG
- a CDS encoding PPC domain-containing DNA-binding protein: MSRFLLPLLGLLAGPALAQSVPCHPSAAAVPAAPSSSLKTYALRLRPGDDLRQGLLAFVQAQHLRAGALLTCVGSLTVATLRLANQEGPTEYRGHFEIVSLVGTLSTNGSHLHLAVADSTGRTFGGHLLDGCRVYTTAEIVLAELPDLEFRRETDPTFGYQELTVHPKKK; encoded by the coding sequence GTGTCCCGCTTCCTCCTTCCGCTGCTCGGGCTGCTGGCCGGCCCCGCGCTGGCGCAGTCCGTGCCGTGCCACCCATCTGCTGCTGCCGTGCCCGCCGCCCCGTCTTCTTCGCTGAAAACCTACGCCCTGCGCCTGCGCCCCGGCGACGACCTGCGCCAGGGCCTCCTGGCCTTCGTGCAGGCCCAGCACCTGCGGGCGGGGGCCCTGCTCACGTGCGTGGGCAGCCTCACGGTGGCCACGCTGCGGCTGGCCAACCAGGAGGGCCCCACCGAGTACCGCGGCCACTTCGAAATCGTGTCGCTCGTGGGCACGCTCTCCACCAACGGCTCGCACTTGCACCTGGCAGTGGCCGACAGCACAGGCCGCACTTTCGGCGGCCACCTGCTCGACGGCTGCCGCGTGTACACCACCGCCGAAATCGTGCTGGCCGAGCTGCCGGACCTGGAGTTCCGGCGCGAAACCGACCCCACTTTCGGCTACCAGGAGCTGACGGTGCACCCGAAGAAAAAGTGA
- a CDS encoding Gfo/Idh/MocA family protein yields MRTFNWAILGPGRIARKFAADLAHVPGAKLHAVASRSLAKAEAFAAEFGASHAVGSYEELLAVPGIDAVYVATPHSEHHAHTLLCLRGGLPVLCEKAFAQNAGQAQEMVRVAQEQGVFLMEAFWTRFFPAIAQALELVQSGVIGEVKHLVADFGFAAPFEPEGRLFNPALAGGSLLDIGVYPLFISQLFLGAPAAVRAVSTPTGTGVDANCAMALAYASGATATLFSTIAATTDNRCVLYGTKGQLQLLGRFHAPTGVRVQLLGEAEAQEFPAPTAGGGYQHEAAHVQQCLAQGLRESPLLPLAFSLALMELLDAVRREIGLRYPGE; encoded by the coding sequence ATGCGCACTTTCAACTGGGCCATCCTGGGCCCGGGCCGCATTGCCCGCAAATTTGCCGCCGACCTGGCCCACGTGCCCGGCGCCAAGCTGCACGCCGTAGCTTCGCGCAGCCTAGCTAAAGCCGAGGCCTTTGCCGCCGAGTTTGGGGCCTCCCACGCCGTGGGCAGCTACGAGGAACTGCTGGCAGTGCCCGGCATTGATGCTGTGTACGTGGCCACGCCGCACTCCGAGCACCACGCCCACACCCTGCTGTGCCTGCGGGGTGGCCTGCCCGTGCTCTGCGAAAAAGCCTTTGCCCAGAACGCCGGCCAAGCCCAGGAAATGGTGCGCGTGGCGCAGGAACAGGGCGTTTTCCTGATGGAAGCGTTCTGGACGCGCTTCTTCCCTGCCATCGCCCAGGCGCTGGAATTGGTGCAATCGGGCGTCATCGGCGAGGTGAAGCACTTGGTGGCCGACTTCGGCTTCGCGGCTCCCTTTGAGCCCGAAGGCCGGCTGTTCAACCCCGCGCTGGCCGGCGGCTCCCTGCTGGACATTGGCGTGTACCCGCTCTTTATTAGCCAGCTTTTCCTGGGGGCCCCGGCGGCCGTGCGGGCCGTTTCGACGCCCACCGGCACCGGCGTGGACGCGAACTGCGCCATGGCCTTGGCCTACGCCAGCGGGGCCACGGCCACCCTGTTTTCCACTATCGCCGCCACCACCGACAACCGCTGTGTGCTGTACGGCACCAAGGGCCAGCTGCAATTGCTGGGGCGCTTCCACGCGCCCACCGGCGTGCGGGTGCAGCTGCTGGGCGAGGCCGAAGCGCAGGAGTTTCCCGCGCCCACCGCGGGCGGCGGCTACCAACACGAGGCGGCGCACGTGCAGCAGTGCCTGGCCCAGGGCCTGCGCGAAAGCCCGCTGCTGCCGCTGGCCTTCAGCCTGGCGCTGATGGAATTGCTGGACGCGGTGCGGCGCGAAATCGGGCTGCGCTACCCGGGCGAGTAA
- a CDS encoding RNA polymerase sigma factor — MEALSYSAYVDINASLVERCRLHDHQAQAELYRRYAKAMFNAALRITGDYAEAEDVLQESFLSAFRELSSYKGDSSFGAWLKRIVVNKSINCLRQRRLALVPLGEQHHDAPLETHYSADDEAETHYRADVLRRCIQELPDGYRVVLTLYLLEGYDHLEVAGILGISESTSKSQYSRARAKLRELAAQQGLH, encoded by the coding sequence ATGGAAGCCCTTTCCTACTCTGCCTACGTCGACATCAACGCCTCGCTGGTGGAGCGCTGCCGCCTGCACGACCACCAGGCCCAGGCCGAGCTGTACCGGCGCTACGCCAAGGCCATGTTCAACGCGGCCCTGCGCATCACCGGCGACTACGCTGAGGCCGAGGACGTGTTGCAAGAGTCGTTCCTGAGCGCCTTCCGCGAGCTAAGCAGCTACAAGGGTGATTCCTCGTTTGGGGCTTGGCTGAAGCGGATTGTGGTGAACAAGAGCATCAACTGCCTGCGCCAGCGCCGCTTGGCGCTGGTGCCGCTGGGCGAGCAGCACCACGACGCGCCTCTCGAAACCCACTACTCGGCCGACGACGAGGCCGAAACCCACTACCGCGCCGACGTGCTGCGCCGCTGCATCCAGGAGCTGCCCGACGGCTACCGGGTGGTACTAACGCTTTACCTCTTAGAGGGGTACGACCACCTGGAGGTGGCCGGTATCCTCGGCATTTCCGAATCCACTTCCAAGTCGCAGTACAGCCGGGCCCGCGCCAAGCTGCGCGAGCTGGCCGCCCAGCAGGGCCTCCACTGA